The following are encoded together in the Streptomyces rapamycinicus NRRL 5491 genome:
- a CDS encoding carbohydrate ABC transporter permease, with protein MTTTTPTTPVNPSRGPSRPLGKPFGGSKLTSRGIANAVVLIAALYTMLPALWLVLASTKNADALFGSDIFSLGDFSFARNLSDLFSMDGGLYGEWYVNSLLYAVVGALVGSLISVAAGYAFDKYEFRHKEKFFGLVLTGVMVPPTVLALPLYLVASEIGMVNTFWAVFIPVLFNPFGVYLARLLSSGYVPNEVLEASRVDGAGELQTYVRVSLRMLGPGFVTVFLFQLTAIWNNFFLPMVMLSDQHLYPLSLGLYTWNSAATVSPEYYPLVVIGSLLAVVPLILAFVLLQRYWKSGLTAGSVK; from the coding sequence ATGACCACGACCACACCCACCACCCCCGTGAACCCCTCCCGGGGACCGTCCAGGCCGCTCGGCAAGCCCTTCGGCGGCTCCAAGCTGACCAGCCGCGGCATCGCCAACGCCGTGGTCCTGATCGCCGCCCTCTACACCATGCTGCCCGCGCTGTGGCTGGTACTGGCGTCCACCAAGAACGCCGACGCCCTCTTCGGCAGCGACATCTTCTCGCTCGGCGACTTCTCCTTCGCCCGCAACCTCTCCGACCTGTTCTCCATGGACGGCGGCCTCTACGGCGAGTGGTACGTCAACAGCCTGCTGTACGCCGTCGTCGGGGCCCTGGTCGGCTCGCTCATCAGCGTCGCCGCGGGCTACGCCTTCGACAAGTACGAGTTCCGGCACAAGGAGAAGTTCTTCGGGCTCGTCCTCACCGGCGTCATGGTGCCGCCGACCGTGCTGGCCCTTCCGCTCTATCTGGTGGCCTCCGAGATCGGGATGGTCAACACCTTCTGGGCGGTCTTCATCCCGGTGCTCTTCAACCCCTTCGGCGTCTATCTCGCCCGCCTGCTCAGCAGCGGCTATGTGCCCAACGAGGTGCTGGAGGCGTCCCGGGTCGACGGCGCGGGCGAACTGCAGACCTATGTGCGGGTCAGCCTGCGGATGCTCGGCCCCGGATTCGTGACCGTCTTCCTCTTTCAGCTCACGGCCATCTGGAACAACTTCTTCCTTCCGATGGTGATGCTCTCCGACCAGCACCTGTACCCGCTCAGCCTCGGCCTCTACACCTGGAACAGCGCCGCCACCGTCTCGCCCGAGTACTACCCCCTCGTGGTCATCGGCTCACTGCTCGCCGTCGTGCCGCTGATCCTGGCGTTCGTCCTGTTGCAGCGCTACTGGAAGTCCGGACTGACCGCAGGGAGCGTCAAGTGA
- a CDS encoding carbohydrate ABC transporter permease: MSTVTSSRRTAPPKAAAADPPRRTGRRQQRIAATVLLTPFTALLIAVFLVPVGYAIYLSLFGEDHSGLGFGGGETVFTGLRSYLAVLQDPSFLSGFGTIALYCVIFVPTVVVSALALALLLDSGLIRLRRTSQMLLYLPHAVPGIIAAVIWLYLYTPGLSPVIKLFAQADITVDFLGLHTVLPSIVNIALWSGLGYNMIIFYAALQALPREVIEAATIDGAGGIRTALQVKVPIIRGSVVMVCMFSLIGALQLFTEPMLMNQATPMVNSRFTPNMYIYDAAFRRNNYGLASAASVILLIVTCVLSYAVTRWSGRRERRA; this comes from the coding sequence GGCGCCAGCAGCGGATCGCCGCCACCGTCCTGCTGACTCCCTTCACGGCACTGCTCATCGCCGTGTTCCTCGTCCCCGTCGGCTACGCCATCTACCTCAGCCTCTTCGGCGAGGACCACAGCGGGCTCGGCTTCGGCGGCGGGGAGACCGTCTTCACCGGACTGCGCAGCTATCTCGCGGTGCTGCAGGACCCCAGCTTCCTCTCCGGGTTCGGCACCATCGCCCTCTACTGCGTGATCTTCGTTCCCACCGTGGTCGTCAGCGCACTCGCGCTCGCCCTGCTGCTCGACTCGGGCCTCATCCGGCTGCGCCGGACCTCGCAGATGCTGCTCTACCTGCCGCACGCCGTCCCCGGCATCATCGCGGCCGTCATCTGGCTGTACCTCTACACCCCGGGGCTCAGCCCGGTGATCAAGCTGTTCGCGCAGGCCGACATCACCGTCGACTTCCTCGGCCTGCACACCGTGCTCCCGTCGATCGTCAACATCGCCCTGTGGAGCGGCCTCGGCTACAACATGATCATCTTCTATGCCGCGCTCCAGGCGCTGCCGCGCGAGGTGATCGAGGCGGCGACCATCGACGGCGCCGGCGGCATCCGCACCGCGCTCCAGGTCAAGGTGCCCATCATCAGGGGCTCCGTGGTGATGGTGTGCATGTTCTCCCTGATCGGCGCGCTGCAACTGTTCACCGAGCCCATGCTGATGAACCAGGCCACCCCGATGGTCAACTCCCGCTTCACCCCGAACATGTACATCTACGACGCGGCCTTCCGCCGCAACAACTACGGACTCGCCTCCGCGGCCTCCGTCATCCTCCTGATCGTCACCTGCGTCCTGTCGTACGCCGTGACGCGCTGGTCGGGCCGCCGGGAACGGAGAGCGTGA